The sequence ATGCCGGTGGCGGCGGAGTCTGCGTTGGCGGACTCGTTCGTGCATTCGCGTCTGCTCGATTCGGTGGCGTCATTCACCCACCACCGCGACGTCGCTGCGCTCGACCACAGTCTGGTGCTTTCGCTGGCCGAACTGACTTCGGCGCACCGGGTGGTGCTGGCCAAGCGGGCGGTCGACGGCGCCTATGTGGAAAATGTTGTGCGCTGCGTGCCGAACGCGCAAGGCGCCTATCAGTTGCAGACGGACGATCCGGACCGGGTCGATCCGGCGTTGAAGCTGCTGCATCGCTGCATGCACCGGCTGGAGGTGCAGACGGAAAGGGTGCAGGACATGCACCGGCTGGTCGTGCCGATCCTGTGCGATGGCCGCGCGATCGGCGCACTGCAGCTGGACAGCGACATGCCGCCGGCAGCCAGTCGGCCGCTCACCGAGGGGTTTGCCCGCATCTATGCCAACTACACCGCCCTGCTCCATGAAAGCGAGCGCGACAAGCTGACCGGCCTGTACAACCGGCGCAGCCTCGAGCGCCAGCTGCAGCGGCTGCTGTACCAGCGCGAACAGGCGCTGCACGAGGCAGCCGCGGCCGCCCCGGAGGCACGCGGGCCGTCCGCCGCGCCTGCCGCGGAGCAGTCGCAGGTATGGCTGGCGATTCTCGACATCGACCACTTCAAGCGCATCAACGACAACTACG is a genomic window of Rhodanobacter thiooxydans containing:
- a CDS encoding GGDEF domain-containing protein, whose protein sequence is MAGDEITEEDTVPSHAAPAADDGVAGSSMPVAAESALADSFVHSRLLDSVASFTHHRDVAALDHSLVLSLAELTSAHRVVLAKRAVDGAYVENVVRCVPNAQGAYQLQTDDPDRVDPALKLLHRCMHRLEVQTERVQDMHRLVVPILCDGRAIGALQLDSDMPPAASRPLTEGFARIYANYTALLHESERDKLTGLYNRRSLERQLQRLLYQREQALHEAAAAAPEARGPSAAPAAEQSQVWLAILDIDHFKRINDNYGHVYGDEVILLLAQQMRACFRRSDVLFRFGGEEFVILFGPTGQATVHAVLERFRRRIAEHVFPQVGSVTVSIGYAGVGRHDYPASALDRADKALYFAKQHGRNGTCGYEDLSARGLLGREMAAGSIDLF